The genomic DNA GGCCATCTTGCAAGAAGACATAATTAGCCTTAATTACCTTATATTTCGTATTTCTCTTAGTATCTGGGTGCTGTTTCAGAGTAAAAGAGTGTCCAGACACCATACCAAGTGCACTACTTTCTCCACTAAGCATATTGGTATGAGCTGTCATTTCCTCTAATCTGATCTTAGCTAGCGAGCTACCCCTATCCTGACTTAAATAATTTTGAGAATAGTTGTACCACTCTAAAGGTGTTCCCTGTATTGGTAGGTTTTTTTGATTCTTAACATTAATTTGTAAATCCTTTTTGGGTTCTAAATAGTCAAAATCTCTTAAAACAATCTGATTCGGTCTAAGTTTATTAACCCTATTAATTTTTTGAATAGCTTCTCTAATACCTCTATGCTCTTCGCCATCTGGTACAAAATCTATCTTTGAGTAACCATCTTCTAGCACTGGAAACTCTTGTTTATCGGTAATCACTAATGTATTCTTGCCGTTCTTATGCTCAAAATAGTACCATATCCCCTCAAATTCTAATAATCGAGTAATAAAGTTAAAATCACTTTCGTTAAACTGAACACAATAATTAAGTTTAGGATACTGAGACTGAACATTAATTTTATAATCAGATGAGCTATATCTCGAAAATACATCTTTTATAATCTCGATAACATCAACATTTTGATAAATTTTACTATTTCTATTTTGAGTTAAGAACCATAACCAAGGGCTTAACTCTAAATCATAGGTATAACACCGACCTAACTGACCAGTATCTATACCTCCTACAATATAGGCATAGAAATACCTATATCCACTCTTATCTGGTTTTTCTATACTGACTTCAACCAATTTACCCAATAGCTTTTCTATATCAATACTAGGATTAGGACTCTGAAATGAGAGACGATAATTAGAACAGATAGATAAGCCCTCATGAGTTTCAAAGCTTAGAGGATAGGCCTCATAAGCCTCTAATTCACTGTTTTTAATATTTATTAACATAGCAATAACCCCTAACTTTAAGTTTTATTCAAAATCAATTACCATTTTTGCCTGATGATCCAAACCTAATACAATTTTCTTTATTTTTTCACTACTCTTCTTAGATAAAAGCAACCTATCACTAATTGGTGGGAGAATTGTTTTCTCTAATAAAGACCTAATTGCCCGCCCACTATTAGGATGATTAATAACTTTTTCTACGATCCAACTACCAACACTTTTATCAAACTTAAATTCAATTTTTAATTCTTGCTCGAAATGGTTTTTTAATCTCATCAAATTTACATTTGCGATTGCTAATAAAGATTCCTCATTTAATGGTCTATATGGAATGACATCCATTCTTGCCAAAAGAGCCAAAGATAATTTACTAACTAACTTGTCATGTATTAATACTTTAAGTTTATTTATCGTAATATCTGACTCTTCAGTTACAACCTCCTCTATCTCTTCACTCCCAATATTGCTTGTTAAAAAAATATAACATTGTTTGAAACTTATTATCCTTCCCTCTCCATCCTTCATCCAACCTTTATCAAAAACCTGATAAAAGATTTCGTGCACATCAGGATGAGCTTTATCAAACTCATCAAGCAATATAACAGAATAAGGCCTCTGTCTTACCGATTCAGTCAGTTTACCCCCTTTACCATACCCCACATAGCCAGGAGGAGCACCCTTTAATACCGATACAGAATGTGATTCTTGAAATTCAGTCATATTAAAAGTAATTAAATTATGTCTTCCACCGTACATCATGTCAGCCAATACCTGTGCTGTTTCTGTTTTGCCAGTTCCAGAAGGACCAGTTAATAAAAATACGCCTAAAGGGCCATCATTAGGTTGGGCTCCTGATATAGCAATTTTAACTTTACTCGCAATTTCATGGATGGCTTCTGGTTGCCCAAAAATACGATTATTCATATTTTGTTCTAAATTTAAAGAGTTTTCCAAATCGTCCTGAATCATTCTATCTGATGGAATACCTGTCCAATCAGACAAAACATCTGAAATCACAGATTCATCTACCCAAGGAAAAACTAATGGATTATTATGTTGAAGTAATTCTAATTCACTAATAATATCTTTCTTATCAGAAGCATCGTCATTACTAGACATTTTGGCAACTAATTCTTTTTCCTTGTTATACTTTTGATTTAATGTTTGAATTTCCTTCTCAATACTAGCAATAAGTTCCTCTAACTCTTTCTTTCTTTCAGTTATATCTTCACCCAACGACGCCTCTTTTTCCAGAGAATTTAACTCAATCTTCAATAAATCTAACTTTGCCTGACATGTTTCAACAGAAGATGGCACAA from Neisseriaceae bacterium includes the following:
- the tssH gene encoding type VI secretion system ATPase TssH produces the protein MYKRELLFSKLGSFANKTLVEATRLCRVYRHQYVELEHWLKVLLDREESDVFQILDRYDVDISGMNIRLERIIHTMPNVSSVVNDISTRLETSVERGLIISQIQNSSSSIRTGHILLGILSDNDFRRWLYRLDAEFEKIDTQEAIEQFDIILQDSVEYEQLAHEIDKSNSNIDFAKKQDSALAQIEEWCIDVTKEAESGEIDPVVGRESELRQVIDILSRRRQNNPILVGEAGVGKTALVEALSLKIIKEEVPELLKKARVMSLDLGKLQAGAGVRGEFESRLKKLIEAIQSSEFPILLFCDEVHTLIGAGGQEGTGDAVNLLKPMLARGELRMIGATTWSEYKQFIEPDTALTRRFQSVYIDEPDEQKAIDMIRVVAPYFADYHNVIIRDSAIVSAVKLSRRHLPLRQLPDKAISLLDTACARVSSSYDIVPSSVETCQAKLDLLKIELNSLEKEASLGEDITERKKELEELIASIEKEIQTLNQKYNKEKELVAKMSSNDDASDKKDIISELELLQHNNPLVFPWVDESVISDVLSDWTGIPSDRMIQDDLENSLNLEQNMNNRIFGQPEAIHEIASKVKIAISGAQPNDGPLGVFLLTGPSGTGKTETAQVLADMMYGGRHNLITFNMTEFQESHSVSVLKGAPPGYVGYGKGGKLTESVRQRPYSVILLDEFDKAHPDVHEIFYQVFDKGWMKDGEGRIISFKQCYIFLTSNIGSEEIEEVVTEESDITINKLKVLIHDKLVSKLSLALLARMDVIPYRPLNEESLLAIANVNLMRLKNHFEQELKIEFKFDKSVGSWIVEKVINHPNSGRAIRSLLEKTILPPISDRLLLSKKSSEKIKKIVLGLDHQAKMVIDFE